CATCTCCTCAGTCCTTTGGTTGTTCTCGCTCTCTAAACTCCCGGCTAGCCTTATGTACCCCCTCCTGAACCTCGCTTATGTAGTGACCGTAATCCTAGCCGCGGTTTATCTTGGAGAATCCGTCCATGCCCTCCGGTGGGTGGGGGTGGGCCTCATAATAATAGGGAGCATTCTGGTGGGCATTAACTGAGCTGCGAAAG
This genomic window from Thermococcus sp. contains:
- a CDS encoding EamA family transporter, with protein sequence MRSLTYISLALSLLLAGVSPIFFKLGLKGVSAYGLSFDAVKAFLTNRYALIGLLLYLISSVLWLFSLSKLPASLMYPLLNLAYVVTVILAAVYLGESVHALRWVGVGLIIIGSILVGIN